A stretch of DNA from Tsuneonella amylolytica:
GCCATCGCCCGCGAGATTACCGAGCGTCACGGCGGCACGGTGGGGTTCGAGGATCGTACAGGCGGCGGCACGGTGTTCTTCGTCGAGCTGCCGATGGCCGAATGCGAGGAGCGGATCGCCTCTGCCGCCGACGACGGCCTGCCCCGCCTGCTTCACCTCGACGACGACAGCGACTGCCTGTCCGTCGTCGAAAGCGCGTTCGCCGGCCGCGCGAATGTCGTGTCGGTATCCTCGATGCACGATGCCCGCGCAGAGCTCGCGCAGCGGCCGTTCGCAGGGGTACTGGTCGATGTCGTGGTGCCGCCGGACAACGGCCTCGACCTCGTGCCGTGCCTGCGCCAATCGTTTCCGGGCCTGCCCATCGTGGTCTTCTCCGCCCTCGACGACGTCGAGAAGACCGACGACGTCGACGCGGTCCTCACCAAAAGCCGGTCCTCGATCGAAACGCTGGTCGAAACCACGATGGCGCTCGTCGCCCGCGGAAGAAGGGAAGCCGCATGATCCGCATCCTCTACGTCGACGACGAGCCCGACATTCGCGAAATCGCCGAGATGTCGCTGTCGCTCGACCCCGATTTCGAGGTCCGCACCGCCGATGGCGGCACGGCGGCGCTGGCGACGGTCGCCGACTGGCGGCCCGACATCGTCCTGCTCGACGTCATGATGCCCGGGATGGACGGCCCGGCCGTGCTCGCCCGGTTGCGCGGCGATCCGGCGACTGCGGACTTGCCGGTCGCCTTCGTCACCGCCCGCGCGCAGAAGAGCGACATCCAGAATTTCGCGACGCTCGACGCGGTCGGGGTGATCGCGAAGCCGTTCGACCCGATGGAGCTTGCCGCGCAGGTCCGCGCGCTGCTGCCGTGACGCCGCTTGAGCAGCGCATCGCCGAACTGTCGGCGCGGTTCTCCGCGCAGGCCGGTGCCGAGCGCGACGCGCTGCTTGCGGCGCTCGCGGCGGGGGATCGCGAGACGCTGCAATCGCGCGCGCACAAGCTGGCGGGCACCGCCGGCATGTTCGGCCACGACGATATCGGGGAGGCGGCCTTCGCCCTCGAAACCGCGGCGGAGACCGGCGCCGACTGTGCCGGACCGGCCCATGCGCTGGCAGACATGCTCGGCGAAATCTCGCCCTAAAGGCAGCCGGCCGCCCGCATGCTGTAGACTCGCCTGCGCGTCACCACGAGGTGGTCGATCAGGTCCAGCTCCAGCGCCCCCACCAGCGCTGCTATCCGTTGCGTCGCGGCAAGATCCTCCGCGCTGGGGCGGCAGTCGCCCGAGGGGTGGTTGTGCGCGAGCAGGAATGCGCGCGCGCCGAGGGCAAGACCGCGCTCGACCAGCGGCCGCATCCGCGCTTCGATGCGCCCGGCGCTGCCGCTGGCGAACGGTTCGTCGCACAGGTATCCATGCGCGGCATCGCACCACACGACATAAAGTCGTTCTTCCGTGGCGAGGCCGATCCGGCCCCGCAGGTAGCGATGGAGCCGCGGATCCGATCCATCGACGCGGGTTCCCGCCAGTTCCTCGTCCAGTGCCGCTTCCACCAAAGCCCGCGCTCCGGCGATGGCGCGCAAGGCCGCCTCGTGCCCCGGCACCGCGGCGCAGAGTTGCGGCAGGGGAGCGGCAAGCACCTGGCGGAGCGATCCGAACCGTTCGATCAGGCGTTCGGCCAAGTCCCCCGCGCTCTCGCCGGCGAAGGGGGCGAAAAGCTCCGCCACGACCGATAGGGGCCGTACCGCGCCACCCGCCGGCGATGCCACCAGATGCCCAGCGCCAGGACAATGATCTGACAATACGACGGTCCCACGTACATCACTACGTAGGCGAGTGGCGAAATGCCCTCCACCAGCTCGCGCGCCAAGTGCGCGCTCATCGCGACTACCTGGAATGCGGCGAACCATAGCGGATAGATCCTGTTGGCGCGGATCGCCGTGCCGAGCGCGACGGCGAGCGCGACCGCATCGATGACGACGTGGCCGGTGTCGATCGTCGACAGGTCGCTCCAATCGCCGAACAGCGCGTGGTTGGCGGAGTCGGCGACCTTGAACCAGACGAGCACGCCCGCGAGTATCCGTTCGGGCCCGCCGCCCCAGCGCCACGCCGCGAGGGCGAGCGCGGCGTAGAGCGCAGCCTGGAGCCAGAAGCGGACATCGGCGGACGCGAGCGACATTCCCTCGCGATAGACTGGCCTATGCGGCCGCGAAAGCGGGCAGTTCGGCGATTGCCCGGTCGGGAACCACCGTATCGACATCGCCGTCGTCGCCCATCGTTTCGCGCGCGATCTTGCTCAGTTCGTCGTGCACCCGGAGCAGGCTGGTGGACAGCGCCAGCGCCTGTGTTTCGGCCTGGTTGAGCCGCAGCAGCGCCCTTTGTCCCCTGTGCACTTCGACTTCCGGGTTCTGGCGGGCGCCGACCATCGCCTGCTTCAGGCGGGCGCAGGCGACCATCACCTCGTCGCTGACGGCTTCGGCTTCGCGGATCAGCTTGCGGATAGCGAGGGCATCGTGGCGGATCGTGTCGGACATGGCGGGTAAACTCCGGCGGGTCGCCCGCCGGGGCTCAGCCGGACGGGCTCGATGTATCGGAGGGGATTGCGGCCTTGCCCTTCAACGCCTCGCTCAGGGAGAGCGATGCCGTCACCACCAGGACGATCGCGGCAAGGATGCCGAAGGCGAGCCCGATGATGACGGCGAGACGGAGAACGATGGCGTTGCGGCCGTCGAGCGCCCCGGGAACCACCCGGGGTTCGTCCCTCGTCCACGGCGCCTCAATCGCAAAAAACGACGCGTCGGAAAGAACGAACTGCCCGGGCTGAACCCTGCCCTCGTTCTGGCCGACATCGCTCGCTTCGGGGACTTCAGGAGTTCTCCATGCAGGATTTCTGGAGGGGCCTGCAGTCGGCAAAGGGGGCGGTTCGGGCGGGCTGTAGCCCTCGCCCGCGCGCCATGCATCCACCAGTTCGGGCAGGCTCCCTACCCCGTAGAGCTCCTTCAGCGTGCGGACGTGCTGGTTCACGCGCGATTCGGAAATGCCGAGTTCGGCCGCCACCGCCTTCAACGGCAGGCGCCGGTCGATACCGTCCAGCACCGCGCGCTGGCGGTCGGTCAGTTCGCGATCGAGAACGGCCGGCATGGAAAAGTCAACGCTCCTGTGGGGACGAAGTGCCGCATATGGCAGGTGTGCCCTTGCGGCAACCGCGGCGCGCCTGCCGGGTCACGCGGCGCTGGCGTTGATGCC
This window harbors:
- a CDS encoding response regulator yields the protein MIRILYVDDEPDIREIAEMSLSLDPDFEVRTADGGTAALATVADWRPDIVLLDVMMPGMDGPAVLARLRGDPATADLPVAFVTARAQKSDIQNFATLDAVGVIAKPFDPMELAAQVRALLP
- a CDS encoding Hpt domain-containing protein produces the protein MTPLEQRIAELSARFSAQAGAERDALLAALAAGDRETLQSRAHKLAGTAGMFGHDDIGEAAFALETAAETGADCAGPAHALADMLGEISP
- a CDS encoding JAB domain-containing protein; this translates as MAERLIERFGSLRQVLAAPLPQLCAAVPGHEAALRAIAGARALVEAALDEELAGTRVDGSDPRLHRYLRGRIGLATEERLYVVWCDAAHGYLCDEPFASGSAGRIEARMRPLVERGLALGARAFLLAHNHPSGDCRPSAEDLAATQRIAALVGALELDLIDHLVVTRRRVYSMRAAGCL
- a CDS encoding LuxR C-terminal-related transcriptional regulator; this encodes MPAVLDRELTDRQRAVLDGIDRRLPLKAVAAELGISESRVNQHVRTLKELYGVGSLPELVDAWRAGEGYSPPEPPPLPTAGPSRNPAWRTPEVPEASDVGQNEGRVQPGQFVLSDASFFAIEAPWTRDEPRVVPGALDGRNAIVLRLAVIIGLAFGILAAIVLVVTASLSLSEALKGKAAIPSDTSSPSG